From a region of the Theobroma cacao cultivar B97-61/B2 chromosome 8, Criollo_cocoa_genome_V2, whole genome shotgun sequence genome:
- the LOC18591310 gene encoding uncharacterized WD repeat-containing protein alr3466 produces the protein MRDAGGGTMFAEADSIPRAKFGNIMHSDPNLSVTAPASDDDLCLRYSSASAASPAFYEPNRMSGDGSPLTMSPWNQTSPFSKSPWTPFEDDNVPANSLIGSLIREEGHIYSLAATKDLLYTGSDSKNIRVWKNLKEFTGFKSNSGLVKAIVISGEKIFTGHQDGKIRVWKVSPRNPSVHKRAGTLPTLKDILKSSIKPSNYVEVKRKRSLWIKHSDAVSCLSLNVDQGLLYSASWDRTLKVWRISDSKCLESIHAHDDAVNSVVSSKAGMVFTGSADGSVKVWQMELHRKGTKHTLSQTLLQQECAVTALAINTPGSVVYCGSSDGLVNFWELEKQLSHGGVLKGHKLAVLCLSAAGNLVFSGSADKTICVWRRDGNIHTCLSVLTGHTGPVKCLAVEKDQELGNEQRWIVYSGSLDKSVKVWSVSEFAQIGAVQQNQQTESYDVGSFPSDGSLSSASRASQNRRN, from the coding sequence ATGAGAGACGCAGGAGGGGGCACAATGTTCGCAGAGGCTGATAGCATTCCAAGAGCCAAGTTTGGCAACATTATGCATTCGGATCCTAACCTTTCCGTGACTGCTCCTGCGAGCGATGATGATTTGTGCCTTCGTTACAGCAGCGCATCCGCTGCCAGCCCTGCCTTTTATGAACCGAACAGGATGAGCGGCGATGGCTCACCCTTGACCATGTCACCATGGAACCAAACGTCTCCTTTCAGCAAATCTCCATGGACCCCTTTCGAAGACGACAACGTTCCAGCGAACAGTCTCATCGGCTCGCTTATACGTGAAGAAGGCCATATTTATTCCTTAGCGGCCACAAAGGATTTACTTTACACTGGCTCTGATAGCAAGAACATTCGTGTGTGGAAGAATCTCAAAGAATTCACCGGCTTCAAATCAAACAGCGGTTTAGTAAAGGCCATTGTGATATCCGGTGAAAAGATATTTACTGGTCATCAGGATGGGAAGATTCGCGTTTGGAAAGTCTCCCCTAGGAACCCCAGCGTTCACAAACGAGCTGGAACTTTGCCAACTCTCAAAGATATCCTTAAAAGTTCCATTAAACCGAGCAATTACGTAGAAGTGAAGCGGAAGCGCTCTTTATGGATCAAACACTCGGATGCGGTGTCTTGTTTGAGCTTGAACGTGGATCAAGGTCTTCTTTACTCTGCTTCGTGGGACAGAACCTTGAAAGTTTGGAGAATTTCTGATTCCAAATGTCTTGAATCAATTCATGCACATGACGACGCTGTCAACTCTGTCGTTTCGAGCAAGGCAGGAATGGTTTTTACTGGCTCAGCAGATGGAAGCGTTAAAGTGTGGCAAATGGAACTGCACCGGAAAGGAACAAAGCATACATTGTCTCAAACTCTTTTACAACAAGAATGTGCGGTTACTGCCTTAGCAATCAACACCCCTGGTTCAGTAGTGTACTGTGGCTCCAGTGACGGTCTGGTCAACTTCTGGGAACTTGAAAAGCAATTATCTCACGGCGGGGTACTTAAAGGGCACAAGCTGGCAGTTCTTTGCCTTTCGGCTGCAGGGAATTTGGTGTTTAGCGGATCAGCCGATAAGACTATATGTGTTTGGAGGAGGGACGGCAACATCCACACATGCCTCTCGGTGCTGACAGGGCACACCGGGCCGGTGAAGTGCTTGGCTGTGGAAAAAGATCAGGAATTGGGAAATGAGCAGCGGTGGATTGTTTACAGTGGGAGCCTTGATAAGTCCGTGAAGGTATGGAGCGTTTCGGAGTTTGCCCAAATCGGAGCGGTGCAACAGAATCAGCAGACGGAGAGTTATGATGTGGGGTCCTTCCCATCTGATGGGAGCTTGTCGTCTGCCAGCAGAGCCAGCCAGAACAGGAGGAACTGA